Proteins co-encoded in one Plectropomus leopardus isolate mb chromosome 14, YSFRI_Pleo_2.0, whole genome shotgun sequence genomic window:
- the LOC121953247 gene encoding uncharacterized protein KIAA1522 homolog isoform X1 produces MSNRDSMGFGDMLPQDVVDIFAQEKHGKRGHKKRSRSLGRALGWLKGKKRKELSAKGQGLSLGPALDLAFDVHPAGHQGGHKGGQKSGRQAHPQGNGHAVPKRNDDDETPAPPELQENVFIEASRPQYLENLHTEALEGLKMMQQEETNNGMEFQDNESAISTIASHTDREDAGFMTDSTIADTTSVVSVQSSVSTRSSRSGLTRQASTFRPLNSGEKSEKSKKRRRHRKTVGGIPHHVQRELGLDRAGWTLTQRLDEEQLYNGESDVSPTTDGLQPAAESQRGAGANPPDISVIHPLSKNQIEQLADARHRDDLDLLHRLGPDMSDGQRPHSLAVPWMTTANSVQQELPSPVMTMSPQAAYMSKIIPNAVLPPSIDVLEISRGRSRNSVRTVSKSSLLVSSPASSRASSRTSNITSVSRQNPSNMSDSSCWSNSESSETLVSDSSTISRSSTPRQKRSQNGDATAKEDKISVQGGKVIIKGDEVKKEGQFGRSLSVMKAKRAPPPPSRSYSLHNKMKRRSRDLAEVRVNSRESSLHNIAASGEENEKNKSGSSPMPSRPIDSPGYNADTSSLDDSAGSVSFSPIRSQLQAQKAEDAAKVEVDALQGKKKTLQENKLSKTVSPSSGYSSQDASKQSHSSSPRHKRGIFAKLQRLFPGSTPAASTASSLTQQQDLKPDTTVDTVSPSVRALRELFNIPPHPKIHAPPPPPPEVWAHSRRSVELLLGPPVPDNLQAIIKKNPKDRRQQRQSPSASTESSVKSLVVERKQKNPVVTVESVNGSLHVQETKKVQESAETHKENDDRLAEQNVDLKGNSSIEKVRVSDIINGMLVKAVEKREGRLAAAREIEAKKASTQATGVNMDTIPAISLARIPPSPSPPPAHHPPQPPAKQITPVSPESSWPPPPPPMAQVGLRGPDEMDFPLPPPPMFGEVGLVIPVQVPTERLISGGDSSCTSNISVVKTECVQVTAEAEQKPSASKEIVPQPLIIPPPPPYSAPPPPLKAVSPPTTRKVSPLPPIQEVSLPPPPLKEISPPPPPLKEISTPPPPPPPLKEVSPPPPPPLKEVLPTPPPHEVSPPPQFKEISPSTPPKEVSPPPPKEVSPPSPPKETSCPSPKEISAPPKEVSRPQSPEKVSLPAAPNDVSPVRPEESTPPLVQEAPPPLIKDVSVTMVTVVSPPQVKDVSPPLVVEVTPLPPKEVSTEEVSPPSSEDNSPEEVTPISKLAPPESIPPPPPLLSQPNSSAQETNLPQVSILYKSEPIPGSSNSILTPPQSIPPLPPIQLLHQHQVVPTNNGLETQEASPPPTSEVPVAPALENSLPEKAQEPAPPPPVNIPLPPPLPAQGLASIKEQPRPVSTEKQTPEVTSAPVVQEGSTPIVTPTLLQMVKLRSVNSSPEPPKAQEPPEAEVTMRKQQPTNPVPTSSTSGEAPQKPIRRSLIIISPPSTSPPPASPPSTSPPAIVTAQPALPKSHSVLVLPASSSTVVSPTKKSPPAMTASPSMNLQEAIRLRTAARSKDGTASRLSLHSPTSPVDLRKSPSPSPSPSNTASFIFSKSNKRVVIDTKPVPETTVQKKLEVSSVAKVVNEAESVKKGVKVPPPVAKKPKSKGKEIESSEGMAQTAGQEALQESIKNAAEKTNGTAGTVEGGGTPSA; encoded by the exons CTGTCCCAAAGCGAAATGATGATGACGAGACCCCAGCTCCCCCAGAGCTCCAGGAGAACGTGTTCATCGAGGCCAGCAGGCCCCAGTACCTGGAGAACCTCCACACTGAGGCCCTGGAGGGATTGAAAATGATGCAGCAGGAAG AAACCAATAATGGAATGGAGTTCCAGGACAATGAAAGCGCAATC TCAACAATAGCATCCCACACAGACAGGGAAGATGCAGGGTTTATGACCGACAGCACCATTGCTGATACAACTTCTGTCGTCTCTGTACAATCATCTGTGTCCACAAGATCTTCCCGCTCTGGACTAACCAGGCAAG CATCAACATTCAGACCCTTAAACTCTGgagaaaagtcagaaaagagcaagaaaaggagaagacacagaaagacGGTTGGAGGTATCCCGCACCATGTTCAGCGAGAACTTG GCCTGGACAGAGCAGGTTGGACACTGACTCAGAGGTTGGATGAGGAACAGCTTTATAATGGTGAATCTGATGTTAGCCCAACCACTGATGGGCTACAGCCGGCAGCAGAGTCACAAAGGGGAGCTGGTGCCAACCCTCCAGACATCAGTGTCATCCATCCACTCAGCAAAAACCAAATTGAGCAGCTTGCTGATGCTCGTCACAGGGATGACCTGGACCTGCTGCACCGCCTGGGCCCTGACATGTCAGATGGGCAGAGGCCTCATTCCCTGGCCGTTCCCTGGATGACTACTGCCAACAGCGTCCAGCAGGAGCTGCCCAGCCCTGTTATGACCATGTCACCCCAGGCTGCCTACATGTCCAAAATCATTCCCAATGCCGTGTTGCCACCTTCCATTGACGTACTGGAAATCAGCCGTGGAAGGAGTCGCAACAGCGTCCGCACCGTCAGCAAAAGCAGCCTGCTGGTGTCCAGCCCGGCCTCCTCCCGTGCTTCCTCCAGAACCTCCAATATCACCTCCGTTTCCCGCCAAAACCCTTCCAATATGTCCGACAGCTCTTGTTGGAGCAATTCCGAGTCCTCGGAGACCTTGGTATCTGACTCCTCGACCATCTCCAGGAGCAGCACCCCCAGGCAGAAGAGGTCGCAGAATGGGGACGCCACTGCTAAAGAGGACAAAATCAGTGTTCAAGGTGGCAAGGTCATTATTAAGGGAGACGAGGTTAAGAAAGAGGGGCAGTTTGGGCGTAGCCTCTCTGTCATGAAGGCAAAGAGGGCTCCTCCACCTCCGAGCCGCTCCTATTCCCTTCACAATAAGATGAAACGACGATCACGTGATCTGGCGGAGGTCAGAGTCAACTCAAGGGAATCTTCTCTCCATAACATTGCAGCATCTGGtgaggaaaatgagaaaaacaaatctggatCCTCTCCGATGCCCTCCAGACCCATAGACAGCCCTGGATACAATGCAGACACCAGCTCTCTGGACGACTCTGCAGGTTCTGTGTCGTTCAGTCCCATCAGATCCCAGCTGCAGGCACAAAAGGCAGAGGATGCTGCAAAGGTTGAGGTTGATGCTTTACAAGGGAAGAAGAAAACACTTCAGGAGAATAAGCTAAGCAAAACAGTATCTCCGTCCAGTGGCTACTCCAGCCAAGATGCTTCTAAGCAGTCCCACAGCTCATCTCCGAGGCACAAGAGAGGCATCTTTGCAAAGCTTCAAAGGTTATTTCCAGGGTCCACCCCTGCTGCTTCAACTGCGTCCTCTCTCACCCAGCAACAGGATCTCAAACCTGATACCACAGTTGATACTGTGAGCCCTTCTGTCAGGGCCCTGAGAGAACTCTTCAACATCCCtccacatcctaaaatccacgcacctccaccccctcctccaGAGGTATGGGCTCACAGCAGGCGGTCTGTTGAGCTGCTGCTGGGACCCCCGGTACCTGATAACCTTCAGGCCATCATAAAGAAGAATCCTAAGGACAGGAGACAACAGAGGCAGTCTCCGTCTGCATCTACAGAGAGCTCTGTGAAGAGCTTGGTGgtagaaagaaagcaaaagaatCCGGTTGTAACAGTGGAGTCTGTTAATGGATCCCTACATGTACAGGAGACAAAGAAAGTTCAAGAaagtgcagagacacacaaagagaatGATGATCGACTGGCTGAGCAGAATGTTGATTTGAAAGGAAATAGCAGCATTGAGAAAGTAAGAGTAAGTGACATTATAAATGGGATGTTAGTGAAGGCTGTAGAAAAACGCGAAGGACGGCTGGCAGCAGCGAGAGAAATAGAAGCCAAAAAGGCATCCACACAAGCTACAGGGGTCAACATGGATACGATACCCGCCATTTCATTAGCACGCATTCCGccatctccctctcctcctccggCACACCATCCTCCCCAACCACCTGCCAAACAGATCACACCTGTATCCCCCGAGTCGTCCTGgcctccaccacctccaccaaTGGCACAAGTGGGTCTGAGAGGGCCCGATGAGATGGACTTCCCTCTTCCACCTCCCCCAATGTTTGGGGAGGTAGGGTTAGTCATACCTGTCCAGGTGCCTACAGAGAGATTGATTTCTGGTGGCGACTCCTCTTGTACGTCTAATATATCAGTGGTGAAAACAGAATGTGTTCAGGTGACTGCAGAGGCTGAACAGAAGCCAAGTGCATCCAAGGAGATTGTACCTCAGCCTTTGATTATCCCCCCGCCTCCACCATATTcagctccacctccaccacTTAAAGCGGTCTCCCCTCCTACAACTAGAAAGGTCTCCCCTCTACCGCCAATTCAGGAGGTTTCTCTTCCACCACCACCACTTAAGGAGAtttctcctccaccaccaccacttaAGGAGATTTCtactccaccaccaccaccaccaccacttaAGGAGGtttctcctccaccaccaccaccacttaAGGAGGTTTTGCCTACACCACCACCTCATGAGGTTTCTCCTCCGCCACAGTTCAAGGAAATTTCTCCCTCCACACCACCTAAAGAAGTCTCTCCACCACCACCAAAGGAAGTTTCTCCTCCATCGCCACCTAAGGAGACTTCTTGTCCATCACCTAAAGAAATCTCTGCACCACCAAAAGAGGTTTCTCGCCCTCAGTCACCTGAGAAGGTCTCTCTTCCTGCTGCACCTAATGATGTGTCTCCTGTTAGGCCCGAAGAGTCCACTCCTCCTCTTGTTCAAGAAGCCCCCCCTCCACTCATCAAAGATGTCTCTGTCACAATGGTCACAGTGGTGTCTCCTCCACAAGTTAAGGACGTCTCTCCTCCACTGGTTGTTGAGGTCACCCCTCTGCCTCCTAAAGAGGTCTCCACTGAGGAAGTTTCTCCTCCATCTTCTGAAGACAATTCCCCTGAAGAGGTGACACCTATCAGCAAGCTCGCTCCACCAGAAAGTATTCCACCTCCACCGCCACTTCTGTCACAACCAAATTCATCAGCGCAGGAAACTAATCTTCCACAAGTGAGCATCCTATACAAGTCTGAACCAATCCCAGGTTCATCTAACAGTATTCTTACTCCCCCTCAGAGTATTCCCCCTCTGCCTCCCATACAGCTTCTCCACCAACATCAGGTTGTACCCACAAATAATGGTCTTGAAACCCAAGAGGCCTCTCCCCCACCAACTTCTGAAGTTCCTGTCGCACCAGCTCTTGAAAACTCTTTGCCAGAAAAGGCTCAAGAACCTGCTCCCCCTCCACCTGTAAACATTCCTTTGCCTCCACCTTTACCTGCGCAGGGTCTTGCCAGCATTAAGGAGCAGCCTCGTCCTGTAAGCACAGAAAAGCAAACCCCAGAGGTGACATCTGCCCCTGTTGTACAGGAGGGATCCACTCCCATTGTCACCCCCACCCTCCTGCAGATGGTGAAGCTGCGGTCAGTCAACAGCAGCCCTGAGCCTCCTAAAGCTCAGGAGCCACCAGAAGCTGAGGTCACGATGAGGAAGCAGCAGCCCACTAATCCGGTCCCAACCTCATCTACCAGTGGTGAGGCGCCTCAGAAGCCCATCAGAAGGTCTCTGATCATCATCTCTCCACCATCCACTTCTCCACCACCTgcttctcctccctccacctctccacCTGCTATAGTTACTGCACAACCAGCTCTGCCCAAGTCCCACTCTGTTTTGGTTCTACCTGCATCTTCATCCACAGTTGTCTCCCCTACTAAAAAGTCTCCCCCCGCCATGACCGCCTCTCCCTCCATGAACCTCCAGGAGGCCATCCGCCTGAGGACAGCAGCCAGATCAAAAGATGGCACTGCATCTCGCCTCAGCTTGCACTCACCAACATCACCAGTAGACCTCCGAAagtccccctccccctccccctccccctccaaCACAGCAAGCTTTATCTTCTCAAAGAGCAACAAGAGGGTGGTGATTGATACCAAGCCGGTGCCTGAGACGACTGTACAGAAGAAGCTTGAGGTTTCGTCTGTAGCAAAGGTGGTGAATGAAGCTGAGTCAGTGAAGAAGGGAGTCAAGGTGCCACCACCTGTTGCGAAGAAACCCAAATCAAAGGGCAAAGAGATTGAAAGCAGTGAAGGGATGGCACAAACTGCAGGACAGGAAGCACTGCAAGAGAGCATCAAGA atgctgcagagaaaacaaatggGACAGCAGGTACTGTTGAAGGAGGAGGGACGCCATCAGCATGA
- the LOC121953247 gene encoding uncharacterized protein KIAA1522 homolog isoform X2: MSNRDSMGFGDMLPQDVVDIFAQEKHGKRGHKKRSRSLGRALGWLKGKKRKELSAKGQGLSLGPALDLAFDVHPAGHQGGHKGGQKSGRQAHPQAVPKRNDDDETPAPPELQENVFIEASRPQYLENLHTEALEGLKMMQQEETNNGMEFQDNESAISTIASHTDREDAGFMTDSTIADTTSVVSVQSSVSTRSSRSGLTRQASTFRPLNSGEKSEKSKKRRRHRKTVGGIPHHVQRELGLDRAGWTLTQRLDEEQLYNGESDVSPTTDGLQPAAESQRGAGANPPDISVIHPLSKNQIEQLADARHRDDLDLLHRLGPDMSDGQRPHSLAVPWMTTANSVQQELPSPVMTMSPQAAYMSKIIPNAVLPPSIDVLEISRGRSRNSVRTVSKSSLLVSSPASSRASSRTSNITSVSRQNPSNMSDSSCWSNSESSETLVSDSSTISRSSTPRQKRSQNGDATAKEDKISVQGGKVIIKGDEVKKEGQFGRSLSVMKAKRAPPPPSRSYSLHNKMKRRSRDLAEVRVNSRESSLHNIAASGEENEKNKSGSSPMPSRPIDSPGYNADTSSLDDSAGSVSFSPIRSQLQAQKAEDAAKVEVDALQGKKKTLQENKLSKTVSPSSGYSSQDASKQSHSSSPRHKRGIFAKLQRLFPGSTPAASTASSLTQQQDLKPDTTVDTVSPSVRALRELFNIPPHPKIHAPPPPPPEVWAHSRRSVELLLGPPVPDNLQAIIKKNPKDRRQQRQSPSASTESSVKSLVVERKQKNPVVTVESVNGSLHVQETKKVQESAETHKENDDRLAEQNVDLKGNSSIEKVRVSDIINGMLVKAVEKREGRLAAAREIEAKKASTQATGVNMDTIPAISLARIPPSPSPPPAHHPPQPPAKQITPVSPESSWPPPPPPMAQVGLRGPDEMDFPLPPPPMFGEVGLVIPVQVPTERLISGGDSSCTSNISVVKTECVQVTAEAEQKPSASKEIVPQPLIIPPPPPYSAPPPPLKAVSPPTTRKVSPLPPIQEVSLPPPPLKEISPPPPPLKEISTPPPPPPPLKEVSPPPPPPLKEVLPTPPPHEVSPPPQFKEISPSTPPKEVSPPPPKEVSPPSPPKETSCPSPKEISAPPKEVSRPQSPEKVSLPAAPNDVSPVRPEESTPPLVQEAPPPLIKDVSVTMVTVVSPPQVKDVSPPLVVEVTPLPPKEVSTEEVSPPSSEDNSPEEVTPISKLAPPESIPPPPPLLSQPNSSAQETNLPQVSILYKSEPIPGSSNSILTPPQSIPPLPPIQLLHQHQVVPTNNGLETQEASPPPTSEVPVAPALENSLPEKAQEPAPPPPVNIPLPPPLPAQGLASIKEQPRPVSTEKQTPEVTSAPVVQEGSTPIVTPTLLQMVKLRSVNSSPEPPKAQEPPEAEVTMRKQQPTNPVPTSSTSGEAPQKPIRRSLIIISPPSTSPPPASPPSTSPPAIVTAQPALPKSHSVLVLPASSSTVVSPTKKSPPAMTASPSMNLQEAIRLRTAARSKDGTASRLSLHSPTSPVDLRKSPSPSPSPSNTASFIFSKSNKRVVIDTKPVPETTVQKKLEVSSVAKVVNEAESVKKGVKVPPPVAKKPKSKGKEIESSEGMAQTAGQEALQESIKNAAEKTNGTAGTVEGGGTPSA, translated from the exons CTGTCCCAAAGCGAAATGATGATGACGAGACCCCAGCTCCCCCAGAGCTCCAGGAGAACGTGTTCATCGAGGCCAGCAGGCCCCAGTACCTGGAGAACCTCCACACTGAGGCCCTGGAGGGATTGAAAATGATGCAGCAGGAAG AAACCAATAATGGAATGGAGTTCCAGGACAATGAAAGCGCAATC TCAACAATAGCATCCCACACAGACAGGGAAGATGCAGGGTTTATGACCGACAGCACCATTGCTGATACAACTTCTGTCGTCTCTGTACAATCATCTGTGTCCACAAGATCTTCCCGCTCTGGACTAACCAGGCAAG CATCAACATTCAGACCCTTAAACTCTGgagaaaagtcagaaaagagcaagaaaaggagaagacacagaaagacGGTTGGAGGTATCCCGCACCATGTTCAGCGAGAACTTG GCCTGGACAGAGCAGGTTGGACACTGACTCAGAGGTTGGATGAGGAACAGCTTTATAATGGTGAATCTGATGTTAGCCCAACCACTGATGGGCTACAGCCGGCAGCAGAGTCACAAAGGGGAGCTGGTGCCAACCCTCCAGACATCAGTGTCATCCATCCACTCAGCAAAAACCAAATTGAGCAGCTTGCTGATGCTCGTCACAGGGATGACCTGGACCTGCTGCACCGCCTGGGCCCTGACATGTCAGATGGGCAGAGGCCTCATTCCCTGGCCGTTCCCTGGATGACTACTGCCAACAGCGTCCAGCAGGAGCTGCCCAGCCCTGTTATGACCATGTCACCCCAGGCTGCCTACATGTCCAAAATCATTCCCAATGCCGTGTTGCCACCTTCCATTGACGTACTGGAAATCAGCCGTGGAAGGAGTCGCAACAGCGTCCGCACCGTCAGCAAAAGCAGCCTGCTGGTGTCCAGCCCGGCCTCCTCCCGTGCTTCCTCCAGAACCTCCAATATCACCTCCGTTTCCCGCCAAAACCCTTCCAATATGTCCGACAGCTCTTGTTGGAGCAATTCCGAGTCCTCGGAGACCTTGGTATCTGACTCCTCGACCATCTCCAGGAGCAGCACCCCCAGGCAGAAGAGGTCGCAGAATGGGGACGCCACTGCTAAAGAGGACAAAATCAGTGTTCAAGGTGGCAAGGTCATTATTAAGGGAGACGAGGTTAAGAAAGAGGGGCAGTTTGGGCGTAGCCTCTCTGTCATGAAGGCAAAGAGGGCTCCTCCACCTCCGAGCCGCTCCTATTCCCTTCACAATAAGATGAAACGACGATCACGTGATCTGGCGGAGGTCAGAGTCAACTCAAGGGAATCTTCTCTCCATAACATTGCAGCATCTGGtgaggaaaatgagaaaaacaaatctggatCCTCTCCGATGCCCTCCAGACCCATAGACAGCCCTGGATACAATGCAGACACCAGCTCTCTGGACGACTCTGCAGGTTCTGTGTCGTTCAGTCCCATCAGATCCCAGCTGCAGGCACAAAAGGCAGAGGATGCTGCAAAGGTTGAGGTTGATGCTTTACAAGGGAAGAAGAAAACACTTCAGGAGAATAAGCTAAGCAAAACAGTATCTCCGTCCAGTGGCTACTCCAGCCAAGATGCTTCTAAGCAGTCCCACAGCTCATCTCCGAGGCACAAGAGAGGCATCTTTGCAAAGCTTCAAAGGTTATTTCCAGGGTCCACCCCTGCTGCTTCAACTGCGTCCTCTCTCACCCAGCAACAGGATCTCAAACCTGATACCACAGTTGATACTGTGAGCCCTTCTGTCAGGGCCCTGAGAGAACTCTTCAACATCCCtccacatcctaaaatccacgcacctccaccccctcctccaGAGGTATGGGCTCACAGCAGGCGGTCTGTTGAGCTGCTGCTGGGACCCCCGGTACCTGATAACCTTCAGGCCATCATAAAGAAGAATCCTAAGGACAGGAGACAACAGAGGCAGTCTCCGTCTGCATCTACAGAGAGCTCTGTGAAGAGCTTGGTGgtagaaagaaagcaaaagaatCCGGTTGTAACAGTGGAGTCTGTTAATGGATCCCTACATGTACAGGAGACAAAGAAAGTTCAAGAaagtgcagagacacacaaagagaatGATGATCGACTGGCTGAGCAGAATGTTGATTTGAAAGGAAATAGCAGCATTGAGAAAGTAAGAGTAAGTGACATTATAAATGGGATGTTAGTGAAGGCTGTAGAAAAACGCGAAGGACGGCTGGCAGCAGCGAGAGAAATAGAAGCCAAAAAGGCATCCACACAAGCTACAGGGGTCAACATGGATACGATACCCGCCATTTCATTAGCACGCATTCCGccatctccctctcctcctccggCACACCATCCTCCCCAACCACCTGCCAAACAGATCACACCTGTATCCCCCGAGTCGTCCTGgcctccaccacctccaccaaTGGCACAAGTGGGTCTGAGAGGGCCCGATGAGATGGACTTCCCTCTTCCACCTCCCCCAATGTTTGGGGAGGTAGGGTTAGTCATACCTGTCCAGGTGCCTACAGAGAGATTGATTTCTGGTGGCGACTCCTCTTGTACGTCTAATATATCAGTGGTGAAAACAGAATGTGTTCAGGTGACTGCAGAGGCTGAACAGAAGCCAAGTGCATCCAAGGAGATTGTACCTCAGCCTTTGATTATCCCCCCGCCTCCACCATATTcagctccacctccaccacTTAAAGCGGTCTCCCCTCCTACAACTAGAAAGGTCTCCCCTCTACCGCCAATTCAGGAGGTTTCTCTTCCACCACCACCACTTAAGGAGAtttctcctccaccaccaccacttaAGGAGATTTCtactccaccaccaccaccaccaccacttaAGGAGGtttctcctccaccaccaccaccacttaAGGAGGTTTTGCCTACACCACCACCTCATGAGGTTTCTCCTCCGCCACAGTTCAAGGAAATTTCTCCCTCCACACCACCTAAAGAAGTCTCTCCACCACCACCAAAGGAAGTTTCTCCTCCATCGCCACCTAAGGAGACTTCTTGTCCATCACCTAAAGAAATCTCTGCACCACCAAAAGAGGTTTCTCGCCCTCAGTCACCTGAGAAGGTCTCTCTTCCTGCTGCACCTAATGATGTGTCTCCTGTTAGGCCCGAAGAGTCCACTCCTCCTCTTGTTCAAGAAGCCCCCCCTCCACTCATCAAAGATGTCTCTGTCACAATGGTCACAGTGGTGTCTCCTCCACAAGTTAAGGACGTCTCTCCTCCACTGGTTGTTGAGGTCACCCCTCTGCCTCCTAAAGAGGTCTCCACTGAGGAAGTTTCTCCTCCATCTTCTGAAGACAATTCCCCTGAAGAGGTGACACCTATCAGCAAGCTCGCTCCACCAGAAAGTATTCCACCTCCACCGCCACTTCTGTCACAACCAAATTCATCAGCGCAGGAAACTAATCTTCCACAAGTGAGCATCCTATACAAGTCTGAACCAATCCCAGGTTCATCTAACAGTATTCTTACTCCCCCTCAGAGTATTCCCCCTCTGCCTCCCATACAGCTTCTCCACCAACATCAGGTTGTACCCACAAATAATGGTCTTGAAACCCAAGAGGCCTCTCCCCCACCAACTTCTGAAGTTCCTGTCGCACCAGCTCTTGAAAACTCTTTGCCAGAAAAGGCTCAAGAACCTGCTCCCCCTCCACCTGTAAACATTCCTTTGCCTCCACCTTTACCTGCGCAGGGTCTTGCCAGCATTAAGGAGCAGCCTCGTCCTGTAAGCACAGAAAAGCAAACCCCAGAGGTGACATCTGCCCCTGTTGTACAGGAGGGATCCACTCCCATTGTCACCCCCACCCTCCTGCAGATGGTGAAGCTGCGGTCAGTCAACAGCAGCCCTGAGCCTCCTAAAGCTCAGGAGCCACCAGAAGCTGAGGTCACGATGAGGAAGCAGCAGCCCACTAATCCGGTCCCAACCTCATCTACCAGTGGTGAGGCGCCTCAGAAGCCCATCAGAAGGTCTCTGATCATCATCTCTCCACCATCCACTTCTCCACCACCTgcttctcctccctccacctctccacCTGCTATAGTTACTGCACAACCAGCTCTGCCCAAGTCCCACTCTGTTTTGGTTCTACCTGCATCTTCATCCACAGTTGTCTCCCCTACTAAAAAGTCTCCCCCCGCCATGACCGCCTCTCCCTCCATGAACCTCCAGGAGGCCATCCGCCTGAGGACAGCAGCCAGATCAAAAGATGGCACTGCATCTCGCCTCAGCTTGCACTCACCAACATCACCAGTAGACCTCCGAAagtccccctccccctccccctccccctccaaCACAGCAAGCTTTATCTTCTCAAAGAGCAACAAGAGGGTGGTGATTGATACCAAGCCGGTGCCTGAGACGACTGTACAGAAGAAGCTTGAGGTTTCGTCTGTAGCAAAGGTGGTGAATGAAGCTGAGTCAGTGAAGAAGGGAGTCAAGGTGCCACCACCTGTTGCGAAGAAACCCAAATCAAAGGGCAAAGAGATTGAAAGCAGTGAAGGGATGGCACAAACTGCAGGACAGGAAGCACTGCAAGAGAGCATCAAGA atgctgcagagaaaacaaatggGACAGCAGGTACTGTTGAAGGAGGAGGGACGCCATCAGCATGA